The proteins below come from a single Streptomyces sp. SCSIO 75703 genomic window:
- a CDS encoding anthranilate synthase family protein — MSAASPAGGDLLDRVLAQEAPVFALLRRPESGTPGAVDVLTGEASTPGSLAHIPLPEPSAPGRPRHEALVLVPYRQIGERGYAAHDDGVPLVAVTVGRQDTLPVGEVLRRLPVEPVRITGGRFEPPDEEYAGIVRRVLADEIGTGAGSNFVIRRSFVAELDDPSPRTALTLFRRLLSHEQGAYWTFVVRTEDRTLVGASPERHLSLTGGTAVMNPVSGTYRYPDTGPTLDGVTAFLADRKETEELYMVLDEELKMMARICEDGGRVVGPYLKEMARLAHTEYLIEGRTRRDVREILRETLFAPTVTGSPLENAARVIRRHEPAGRGYYAGVAALIGRDAAGERELDSAILIRTADIGPDGGMRIGVGATLVRHSDPASEVAETRAKAAGLLSAWTPEPGARFSGHPRVREALARRNARIADFWLRDAPGRGWRTEGLAGRKVLVVDAEDAFTAMMARQLAALGLEVSVRRCEDAGDLLAADVVVLGPGPGDPRSARDPRIAALGRAVDTLLAGRRPFLAVCLSHQVLSLRLGLDVVARARPDQGVQREIDLFGRTERVGFYNTYAARSAEDKIDPAGVGPVEVSRDRTTGEVHALRAERFASLQFHPESVLTVDGPRIVAEALRGVLGAC; from the coding sequence GTGAGCGCGGCCTCCCCGGCCGGCGGTGACCTCCTCGACCGCGTCCTCGCTCAGGAGGCCCCGGTCTTCGCCCTGCTGCGACGGCCGGAGTCGGGGACACCGGGGGCCGTCGACGTCCTGACCGGCGAGGCGAGCACGCCCGGCAGCCTCGCGCACATCCCCCTGCCGGAGCCCTCCGCTCCCGGCCGCCCCCGGCACGAGGCGCTCGTCCTCGTTCCGTACCGGCAGATCGGCGAGAGGGGGTACGCCGCGCACGACGACGGCGTGCCCCTGGTCGCCGTCACCGTCGGCCGGCAGGACACCCTGCCGGTCGGGGAGGTGCTGAGGCGTCTGCCGGTGGAGCCGGTGCGCATCACCGGCGGACGCTTCGAGCCGCCGGACGAGGAGTACGCCGGCATCGTCCGGCGGGTCCTGGCCGACGAGATCGGCACCGGGGCCGGGTCCAACTTCGTGATCCGCCGCTCCTTCGTGGCCGAACTCGACGACCCGTCGCCGCGCACCGCGCTCACCCTGTTCCGGCGGTTGCTCAGCCACGAACAGGGCGCCTACTGGACCTTCGTCGTCCGCACCGAGGACAGGACCCTGGTGGGCGCCTCCCCCGAACGGCACCTCTCGCTGACCGGGGGCACCGCCGTGATGAACCCCGTCAGCGGCACCTACCGCTACCCCGACACGGGACCCACGCTGGACGGCGTCACCGCGTTCCTCGCCGACCGGAAGGAGACCGAGGAGCTCTACATGGTGCTCGACGAGGAACTCAAGATGATGGCCCGGATCTGCGAGGACGGAGGGCGCGTGGTCGGTCCCTACCTGAAGGAGATGGCCCGGCTCGCGCACACCGAATATCTCATCGAGGGCCGGACCCGGCGCGACGTCCGCGAGATCCTCCGCGAGACCCTGTTCGCCCCGACCGTGACCGGCAGCCCGCTGGAGAACGCGGCCCGCGTGATCCGGCGCCACGAGCCGGCCGGGCGCGGCTACTACGCGGGCGTGGCGGCCCTCATCGGCCGCGATGCCGCCGGGGAGAGGGAACTCGACTCCGCCATCCTCATCCGCACCGCCGACATCGGCCCCGACGGGGGGATGCGCATCGGCGTGGGGGCCACGCTCGTGCGGCACTCGGACCCCGCCTCCGAGGTCGCGGAGACCCGCGCCAAGGCAGCCGGTCTGCTCTCCGCCTGGACACCGGAGCCCGGTGCGCGCTTCTCCGGCCACCCGCGGGTCCGCGAGGCACTGGCCCGGCGCAACGCGCGCATCGCGGACTTCTGGCTGCGGGACGCGCCCGGCAGGGGCTGGAGGACCGAGGGCCTGGCCGGGCGGAAGGTCCTGGTGGTGGACGCCGAGGACGCCTTCACCGCCATGATGGCCCGGCAGCTCGCCGCGCTCGGCCTCGAGGTGAGCGTCCGGCGGTGCGAGGACGCCGGCGATCTCCTGGCTGCCGACGTGGTCGTGCTGGGACCGGGCCCGGGTGATCCGCGCTCGGCGCGGGACCCGAGGATCGCCGCTCTGGGACGCGCCGTCGACACGCTGCTCGCCGGACGACGCCCCTTCCTCGCCGTGTGCCTCAGCCACCAGGTGCTCAGCCTGCGCCTGGGGCTCGACGTGGTGGCCAGAGCCCGTCCCGACCAAGGTGTTCAGCGGGAGATCGATCTGTTCGGCAGGACGGAACGGGTCGGCTTCTACAACACCTACGCCGCGCGGAGCGCCGAGGACAAGATCGATCCCGCCGGGGTGGGCCCGGTCGAGGTGAGCCGGGACCGGACCACCGGGGAGGTGCACGCTCTGCGGGCGGAGCGTTTCGCCTCCCTGCAGTTCCACCCGGAGTCCGTACTCACCGTCGACGGCCCTCGCATCGTCGCCGAGGCCCTCCGGGGGGTGCTGGGAGCGTGTTGA
- a CDS encoding isochorismatase family protein: MPGIPPIESYALPTRETLPANVVDWTLDPRRAALLVHDMQGYFLEAFPEPLRSGLVANAGLLRGRCASLDVPVAYTAQPGRMTDEERGLLKDFWGPGMRSEAADRDVVPELAPAAADRRFVKWRYSAFHRSGLLEWMAGKGRDQLVLCGVYAHVGILATALEAFTHDIQVFVAADAVGDFSAGRHRLALDYVARRCGALRLTEEVFR; the protein is encoded by the coding sequence GTGCCCGGTATTCCGCCCATCGAGTCCTATGCCCTGCCCACCCGGGAGACCCTCCCGGCGAACGTCGTGGACTGGACGCTCGACCCGCGCCGGGCGGCGCTGCTCGTCCACGACATGCAGGGCTACTTCCTGGAAGCCTTCCCCGAGCCGCTGCGCTCCGGCCTCGTCGCCAACGCCGGTCTGCTGCGCGGGCGTTGCGCCTCGCTCGACGTGCCCGTCGCCTACACCGCGCAGCCGGGGCGGATGACCGACGAGGAGCGTGGTCTCCTCAAGGACTTCTGGGGCCCCGGCATGCGCTCCGAAGCCGCCGACCGCGACGTGGTGCCCGAGCTGGCCCCCGCCGCCGCGGACCGGCGGTTCGTCAAGTGGCGTTACAGCGCCTTCCACCGCTCCGGCCTCCTGGAGTGGATGGCGGGGAAGGGCCGCGACCAGCTCGTGCTGTGCGGTGTCTACGCCCACGTCGGGATCCTGGCCACCGCGCTCGAGGCGTTCACCCACGACATCCAGGTCTTCGTGGCGGCCGACGCGGTGGGCGACTTCTCCGCCGGCCGGCACCGGCTCGCCCTGGACTACGTCGCCCGGCGCTGCGGGGCGCTGCGGCTCACCGAGGAGGTGTTCCGGTGA